One stretch of Ostrinia nubilalis chromosome 11, ilOstNubi1.1, whole genome shotgun sequence DNA includes these proteins:
- the LOC135076258 gene encoding toll-like receptor 6, with protein MPIKQTLVKRLERRTFNRIIVYVLFYCHVIEKNAAAEMPHECAYRSSETETSENAVLFCKIRTISSLDHLLQNISRTHFDEVLSLHVQCSEILFFESTLTAHTDKSQGKQTNLAKLRDLVVDKCKIRQIPARAFDNFKDLKRLHVTTHNSEWSAMTMELHDQAFAGLKELIELDLSDNNIWSTKTETFCSLYSLKTLNLTKNHLQNIKTIGFSDSLREQNLSVRSCNLVIEVLDMSYNDLIVVTDNSLSKLRSLAKLYLQNNAISTIEDGAFSGLLSLQVLNLSSNFMNTIPPDIFSDSKLLKEINISNNTLNVLPPGVFEGLEQLQVLDLSHNDLTSQWIQKGTFVGLLRMVILNLSYNKLTKLDRLMFQDLYSLQKLNLEHNDITFIDEHAFEELRNLHSLTLSNNNLVHINTHLFTDLHVLHELFIDNNKIKHIDDNAFDNMTTIEDLSLNDNFLASIPSSVRKLRSLKSLDIGNNNISHLNRENFRGLSELFGLRLVDNKVVYLNEDTFEHLPQLQVLNLASNKIKHVAPGCFHKNINLKLLRMDGNEITKFDGIFTTLNSLVWLNMSSNKIITFDFRSFPNSLEWLDLHENYIENFINDDMYSNVNIKLLDLSHNNLSHLTVTSIPQSVEKLYLNDNNLQHIQVGTFSKLRRLSTVTLNNNKLVQLDINAFRLDQIDEDSDLPEFFISGNPFVCDCSMEWIQRINYLSHSRQYPRVLDLDKALCSLVHSRAKEKKMIIDMSPSDFLCPYESHCFALCHCCDFVACDCEMICPNNCRCYHDITWNANVVDCSNAGYTEVPERIPMDATEIYLDGNNINHLGNHVFIGKKKLQVLYLNNTKLKEVNNQTFKGIDSLRVLHLENNKLVELKGDEFSHLNNLNELYLDHNAIVHVANNTFSSLKSLSVLRIDDNKLVNFFPWKLLASSSKSSAHVSIEGNQYSCDCKSIAELDSWLRRDPGDPEKMLCTDTEGKPTTITIASVLSHCKEYMGSIGDPTVSKDEIISKSIFLPDNYFAVIFGVVIIIVIICLIGAAFYAFRYEVSDWLYTKYGVPLFKEQSCPNVDHVLEGNPNHMYDYYVICNTKDTNFVYHNIMSEIEFRKMSSKKFSPNDPSLNILTLDSFSKSSKLSKRLLIVLTTSFICNDLCDIHFKNIFYSYLKSLNRSDINKVVFIKVVDNNQINDELCFVLDKFKNISWNDPRFWDRFISLLNSTDTIITMKGSEKSVFKKSLRQTPTLRYTTMPVSNDSCSKQNFTNSLQYCKRNDGESSQNESSPSSENTYGEGNHSNNSYMSIDNRTCPRFNYDLRLSPNSGHVYSRVEDISPNVPRSLTGSVSAKGRTYFV; from the coding sequence ATGCCAATAAAACAAACTCTCGTTAAAAGACTCGAACGCCGAACTTTCAATCGAATCATAGTGTACGTGTTGTTCTACTGTCATGTTATCGAGAAGAATGCAGCTGCGGAAATGCCGCACGAGTGCGCGTACCGCAGCTCCGAGACGGAAACGTCGGAGAACGCGGTGCTTTTCTGCAAAATACGAACGATAAGTAGTTTGGACCACCTGTTACAGAATATAAGTCGAACGCATTTCGACGAAGTGTTATCATTGCACGTCCAGTGCAGTGAGATTCTGTTTTTCGAGAGCACGCTGACTGCTCACACCGATAAGAGTCAGGGGAAACAGACGAATCTAGCGAAGCTACGGGACCTCGTCGTAGACAAGTGTAAGATTCGTCAGATACCGGCACGCGCGTTTGACAACTTCAAAGACCTCAAGCGGCTCCACGTGACGACCCACAACAGTGAATGGTCAGCCATGACAATGGAGCTCCACGATCAAGCCTTCGCGGGCCTAAAGGAACTAATTGAACTCGATTTAAGTGACAACAACATCTGGAGTACTAAAACGGAAACCTTTTGTTCGTTGTACAGTTTGAAAACTCTTAATCTAACGAAGAACCATTTACAAAATATAAAGACAATTGGGTTCTCTGACTCGTTGAGAGAACAAAATTTAAGCGTTAGAAGTTGTAATTTAGTCATAGAAGTACTTGATATGTCCTACAATGATCTCATTGTAGTTACTGACAACAGTTTGTCGAAGTTGCGTTCGTTAGCAAAACTGTATTTGCAAAATAATGCAATATCGACAATTGAAGATGGTGCCTTTAGTGGACTTCTCAGTTTGCAGGTTTTGAATTTATCTAGTAATTTCATGAACACAATACCGCCAGATATTTTTTCAGActcaaaacttttgaaagaaattaatattagtaacaaCACATTAAATGTTTTACCCCCTGGAGTTTTCGAGGGTTTAGAACAACTTCAAGTTTTAGATCTGTCGCATAACGATTTAACTAGTCAGTGGATACAAAAGGGCACATTTGTAGGATTATTACGTATGGTTATATTAAATCTTTCCTATAATAAGTTAACTAAGTTAGATCGTTTAATGTTTCAAGATTTGTATAGTTTACAAAAATTAAACTTAGAGCACAACGATATAACTTTCATTGATGAACACGCTTTTGAGGAGTTAAGAAACTTGCATTCACTAACACTTTCGAATAACAACTTGGTGCATATTAACACACACTTGTTTACGGATTTGCATGTCTTGCACGAACTTTTCATCgataacaataaaatcaaaCACATAGACGATAATGCCTTTGACAACATGACGACAATTGAAGACTTGAGTTTGAATGACAACTTTTTGGCGTCTATTCCCAGCTCTGTACGAAAGTTGCGGTCACTGAAATCCTTAGATATcggaaataataatatatcccACCTGAATAGGGAAAACTTTCGGGGTCTATCCGAACTATTCGGTTTGCGTCTAGTTGACAACAAAGTTGTGTATCTAAATGAAGACACTTTCGAACATTTACCACAACTGCAGGTGCTCAATTTGgcctcaaataaaataaaacacgttGCACCTGGCTGTTTTCACAAAAACATTAATCTAAAACTGTTACGCATGGATGGCAACGAAATTACCAAGTTTGATGGAATATTTACTACCCTAAATAGCTTAGTTTGGCTGAATATGTCatccaataaaattatcacatTTGACTTCAGAAGTTTTCCCAATAGTTTAGAATGGCTTGACTTGCATGAAAACTACATTGAAAACTTTATCAACGATGACATGTACTCGAATGTGAATATTAAATTGTTAGATTTAAGTCACAATAACTTAAGTCATCTAACAGTAACGTCAATACCACAGTCAGTTGAGAAATTATATTTGAACGATAACAATTTACAGCACATTCAAGTTGGTACGTTTTCGAAACTTCGTAGATTATCAACTGTGACactcaataataataaactagtCCAACTTGACATAAATGCTTTTCGGTTGGATCAAATAGATGAAGATAGTGATTTACCCGAATTTTTCATAAGCGGAAATCCATTTGTTTGTGACTGTTCAATGGAATGGATTCAACGCATTAATTATTTGAGCCACAGTCGACAATACCCTCGTGTGTTAGATCTAGATAAGGCATTGTGTTCACTCGTACATTCACGTGCGAAAgagaaaaaaatgataattgatatgTCACCTTCTGACTTTCTCTGTCCATACGAAAGCCATTGTTTTGCCCTGTGTCATTGTTGTGACTTTGTCGCTTGCGACTGTGAAATGATTTGTCCGAATAACTGTAGATGCTATCACGATATTACTTGGAATGCGAACGTAGTAGATTGTTCGAACGCTGGCTATACAGAAGTACCGGAACGCATTCCTATGGATGCTACCGAAATATATTTAGATGGCAACAACATAAATCACTTGGGTAATCACGTGTTTATTGGtaaaaagaaattacaagttcTATATCTGAACAACACCAAATTGAAGGAAGTCAATAACCAAACTTTCAAAGGAATAGACTCGTTGAGAGTGCTacatttagaaaataataagttagtcgAATTGAAAGGAGATGAATTTTCGCATCTgaataatttgaacgaattatATTTAGACCACAATGCTATTGTGCATGTTGCGAATAATACGTTTTCATCTTTGAAATCCTTGTCAGTTCTCAGAATTGACGATAATAAACTCGTTAATTTCTTCCCTTGGAAATTATTAGCATCGTCTTCCAAAAGCTCAGCACATGTCTCAATAGAGGGCAATCAATATTCGTGTGATTGTAAAAGTATAGCAGAGCTAGATTCGTGGTTAAGAAGGGACCCGGGAGACCCAGAAAAAATGTTGTGTACGGATACTGAGGGGAAACCAACCACAATAACAATTGCGTCAGTTCTGAGTCATTGTAAAGAATACATGGGTTCAATAGGTGATCCTACTGTATCAAAAGACGAAATAATTTCTAAATCCATCTTCTTACCAGACAACTACTTTGCGGTTATATTCGGCGTGGTAATTATAATCGTAATTATATGTCTGATAGGTGCTGCATTTTATGCTTTCCGGTACGAGGTCAGTGACTGGTTGTACACTAAGTATGGGGTTCCATTATTCAAGGAACAGTCTTGTCCTAACGTCGATCATGTTTTGGAAGGAAATCCGAATCACATGTACGACTACTATGTGATATGTAATACCAAAGATACGAATTTTGTCTACCATAACATAATGTCAGAGATAGAATTCAGGAAGATGTCTTCAAAAAAGTTTTCACCTAACGATCCATCTCTAAACATTCTAACGCTAGATAGTTTTTCCAAGTCATCTAAACTATCAAAGCGTCTCCTCATAGTTTTGACAACAAGTTTCATATGCAACGATCTTTGTGACATCCAtttcaaaaacatattttacagTTACTTAAAGTCGTTGAATCGTAGTGATATAAATAAGGTAGTATTTATAAAGGTTGTCGACAACAACCAAATTAACGACGAGCTGTGCTTTGTCTTAGATAAGTTTAAGAATATATCGTGGAACGACCCACGTTTCTGGGACAGATTCATCTCTTTGCTGAACTCCACCGATACTATTATCACGATGAAAGGATCCGAAAAGAGCGTATTCAAGAAGTCGTTACGTCAAACGCCGACGTTGAGATATACTACAATGCCCGTTTCAAACGATAGTTGCTCAAAGCAGAATTTTACGAATTCCTTGCAGTATTGTAAGAGGAACGATGGGGAGTCCTCCCAAAATGAAAGCTCTCCTTCGTCGGAGAACACGTACGGAGAAGGGAATCATTCGAACAATAGCTATATGTCGATCGACAACAGGACATGTCCCCGGTTTAATTATGACCTCAGGCTTTCTCCTAACAGCGGTCACGTATATTCTAGGGTTGAGGATATTTCCCCGAACGTACCGCGTTCGTTAACCGGCAGCGTTTCAGCTAAAGGTCGCACATACTTTGTTTGA